A single Mangrovimonas sp. YM274 DNA region contains:
- a CDS encoding dodecin family protein produces MAVLKVIEVLANSDKSWEAAAKSAVKHASKTIKNIKSVFVHSHSAVVEGDEITEFRVNVKITFEVD; encoded by the coding sequence ATGGCCGTTTTAAAAGTTATAGAAGTTTTAGCAAACTCCGATAAAAGTTGGGAAGCCGCAGCAAAATCAGCAGTGAAACACGCTTCCAAAACCATTAAAAATATCAAATCTGTATTTGTGCATTCGCACAGTGCCGTTGTAGAAGGAGATGAAATCACCGAATTCAGAGTGAATGTAAAAATTACGTTTGAGGTTGATTAG
- a CDS encoding NifU family protein — protein sequence MENITIKIQATNNPSIIKFEADTFLTQHQSFEFNNIDEAKPSPLAQQLFYLPFVKKVYISGNFIAVERYNIVEWADVQEEVANQIQEYLNSGGIIIEASAPSKKVPVTVYAESTPNPSVMKFVANKKLVTATFEFPSIDEAKLSPLATELFHFPFVKNVFIDENYVSISKYDIAEWNDITMELREFIRSYIENGKEIVAPNANVVLEKTQEQLDANFESLDDTSKEIINILEEYVKPAVASDGGNIQFESYNEDTKTVKVILQGACSGCPSSTFTLKNGIENMLREMLKDKVQTVEAING from the coding sequence ATGGAAAATATAACAATCAAAATACAAGCCACCAATAACCCTAGCATCATAAAATTTGAAGCCGATACGTTTTTAACCCAACATCAAAGTTTTGAATTCAATAATATTGATGAAGCCAAACCATCTCCTTTGGCACAACAATTGTTTTACCTTCCTTTTGTAAAAAAAGTTTACATCTCTGGTAATTTTATTGCCGTTGAGCGCTACAATATTGTTGAATGGGCCGATGTGCAAGAAGAAGTTGCGAATCAAATCCAGGAATACCTTAATTCTGGCGGCATTATCATTGAAGCCTCTGCCCCTTCCAAGAAAGTTCCTGTAACTGTTTACGCAGAAAGCACTCCGAATCCTTCAGTAATGAAGTTCGTTGCCAATAAAAAATTGGTAACGGCAACTTTTGAGTTTCCTTCAATTGATGAGGCAAAACTTTCTCCTTTAGCTACGGAACTGTTCCATTTCCCATTTGTGAAAAATGTGTTTATAGACGAAAATTATGTCTCCATAAGTAAATACGATATTGCCGAGTGGAATGACATCACGATGGAACTAAGAGAATTTATTCGAAGCTATATTGAAAATGGAAAAGAGATTGTTGCTCCAAATGCCAATGTGGTTTTAGAAAAAACTCAAGAACAATTGGATGCCAATTTTGAATCTTTAGATGACACTTCCAAGGAAATCATCAACATATTGGAAGAATACGTAAAACCTGCAGTAGCTAGTGATGGGGGTAACATTCAATTTGAATCTTATAATGAAGACACCAAAACGGTTAAAGTTATCTTGCAAGGTGCTTGTAGCGGTTGTCCATCTTCAACATTCACCTTAAAAAATGGTATTGAAAATATGTTGAGAGAAATGCTAAAAGACAAAGTTCAAACGGTTGAAGCAATTAACGGATAG
- a CDS encoding thioredoxin domain-containing protein gives MTHQFTNDLIHETSPYLLQHAHNPVDWKPWSDNTLQLAKEENKLIIISVGYSACHWCHVMEHESFEDEKVAEVMNANYISIKVDREERPDIDQVYMDAVQLMTGSGGWPLNIVALPDGRPVWGGTYFKREQWMSALSQISKLFQEQPEQLYNYADQLEKGLKSMNLVTLNKETPDFNLTQIDSIVAEWSQSFDHVNGGLKRAPKFMMPNNYQFLLRYAYQTNDKSLLDFVNLTLTQMAYGGIFDQIGGGFSRYSVDDKWHVPHFEKMLYDNGQLVSLYADAYLLTKKDLYKNVITETLHFIETELTTPEGAFMSALDADSNNTQGHLEEGAYYVWTKEELKTLLSNDFTLFAEYYNVNQYGHWEGNNYVLIRTLDDVEFCKKFDLHQDELDSKKNKWHQALLKARALREHPRLDDKTLTSWNAIMLKAYVDAYRVLRDEKYLDIAKYNANFILQQQLKKDGGLFHNYKNGHSSINGFLEDYALTTDAFISLYENTLDEQWLNYSRDFTNYALDHFYDSQNGMFFFTSNEDPSLVTRNIEYRDNVIPSSNSVMAKNLFKLSHYFDNDYYQKTATTLLNNVQEEMKAYGSGFSNWLDLMLNYTNPFYEVVVVGKNASNKLSEINEFYIPNKLIAGSTSAKESPLLKDRYLDNKTMIYVCVNKTCQLPVTETDKALEMILK, from the coding sequence ATGACACATCAATTTACAAACGACCTTATACACGAAACAAGTCCCTACCTACTTCAACATGCTCATAATCCTGTTGACTGGAAACCTTGGAGCGACAATACCCTTCAACTTGCCAAAGAGGAAAATAAACTAATAATCATTAGTGTTGGTTATTCGGCCTGTCATTGGTGCCATGTTATGGAACATGAAAGTTTCGAAGACGAAAAGGTTGCCGAGGTTATGAACGCTAACTACATCAGCATAAAGGTAGACCGTGAAGAACGCCCCGATATAGACCAAGTCTATATGGATGCCGTACAGCTAATGACTGGAAGCGGAGGTTGGCCCCTGAATATTGTTGCACTCCCCGATGGTAGGCCAGTTTGGGGCGGCACCTATTTTAAAAGGGAGCAATGGATGAGTGCTCTGTCACAAATTTCCAAACTGTTTCAAGAACAGCCAGAACAGCTCTATAATTATGCAGACCAGTTGGAAAAAGGACTCAAATCTATGAACCTGGTTACCCTCAACAAGGAAACACCTGATTTTAATCTTACTCAAATAGATAGTATTGTTGCTGAGTGGTCACAATCTTTTGACCATGTAAACGGAGGCCTAAAAAGAGCTCCAAAATTCATGATGCCCAATAACTATCAGTTTTTATTGCGGTATGCCTATCAAACCAATGACAAATCTTTACTAGATTTTGTCAACCTTACTTTGACCCAAATGGCCTATGGTGGTATTTTTGATCAAATTGGCGGGGGCTTTTCCAGATATTCAGTTGACGATAAATGGCATGTGCCTCACTTCGAAAAAATGCTTTATGACAACGGGCAATTAGTAAGTCTGTATGCAGACGCTTATCTTCTCACCAAAAAGGATCTTTACAAAAACGTAATAACCGAAACGTTACACTTTATTGAAACAGAACTCACCACTCCCGAAGGGGCTTTTATGTCTGCCTTGGATGCCGACAGCAATAACACCCAAGGACATTTGGAAGAAGGCGCTTATTATGTTTGGACCAAAGAAGAATTAAAAACCTTACTTTCCAACGACTTCACATTATTTGCAGAATATTACAATGTTAATCAATACGGCCATTGGGAAGGCAATAATTATGTGCTAATAAGGACACTTGACGATGTTGAGTTCTGTAAAAAATTTGACTTACACCAAGATGAACTTGACTCGAAAAAAAATAAATGGCATCAAGCTTTGCTAAAAGCCAGAGCTTTGAGAGAGCACCCTCGACTGGATGACAAAACACTCACTTCTTGGAACGCCATTATGCTCAAGGCGTATGTTGATGCCTACAGAGTCTTGCGGGACGAAAAATATCTTGATATAGCAAAATACAATGCTAATTTTATTCTTCAACAACAGTTAAAAAAAGATGGAGGCTTATTCCACAACTACAAAAATGGCCATAGTTCCATTAATGGCTTTTTAGAAGATTACGCCCTAACTACAGACGCATTTATCAGTTTATACGAAAACACCTTGGATGAACAATGGTTAAATTATTCAAGAGATTTCACCAATTATGCACTAGATCATTTTTATGATAGCCAAAACGGCATGTTCTTTTTCACCTCCAACGAAGACCCGAGTTTGGTGACTAGAAACATTGAATATAGAGACAATGTGATTCCTTCATCAAATTCAGTAATGGCCAAAAACCTTTTCAAATTATCTCATTATTTTGATAACGACTATTACCAAAAAACAGCAACTACCCTGCTGAATAATGTTCAAGAAGAAATGAAGGCTTATGGTTCTGGGTTTTCAAATTGGTTAGATTTAATGCTTAATTACACCAATCCATTTTATGAAGTTGTGGTGGTGGGCAAAAATGCCTCTAACAAACTTTCGGAAATCAACGAATTTTATATTCCCAACAAGCTCATTGCTGGCAGTACCTCAGCAAAAGAATCACCATTATTAAAGGATCGCTACCTTGACAACAAAACAATGATTTATGTTTGTGTGAACAAAACTTGCCAACTTCCTGTGACTGAAACAGACAAAGCCCTGGAAATGATTTTGAAGTGA